Proteins from a single region of Clostridia bacterium:
- a CDS encoding TVP38/TMEM64 family protein: MEKTIRRKRIAVIIGMVLFAFISALILYIYRTRIITVILEPQTVRDRVSELGFFARLIFVSLIVLQVIIAIIPGEPFELAAGYAFGAIEGTLLSVFAITLGSIIVFLTVRKYGMKIVKLFFTEEKINSLSFLKTNKKRTIIYFIIFMIPGTPKDLLCYYAGLTDMKLSMWIIMSLIARLPSVITSAMGGDLLGDKNYIKAVVVFGITLILCVLGIFLYYKITDKNKEGKNGN; encoded by the coding sequence ATGGAGAAAACTATAAGAAGAAAAAGAATTGCTGTAATTATCGGAATGGTATTATTTGCTTTTATATCTGCACTAATACTTTATATTTACAGAACAAGAATTATAACAGTTATATTAGAACCTCAAACTGTGAGAGACCGGGTAAGCGAACTTGGTTTTTTTGCAAGGCTTATTTTTGTTTCTTTAATTGTTCTGCAGGTTATTATAGCGATTATTCCTGGCGAACCGTTTGAACTTGCCGCAGGGTATGCTTTCGGCGCCATAGAGGGAACTCTTCTTTCAGTTTTCGCAATCACTTTAGGCAGTATAATAGTATTTTTAACTGTAAGAAAATACGGGATGAAAATAGTAAAACTGTTTTTTACAGAGGAGAAAATAAATTCTCTTTCTTTTCTTAAAACCAATAAAAAAAGAACAATAATTTATTTTATAATTTTTATGATTCCCGGCACACCGAAAGACCTTTTATGTTATTATGCAGGTCTTACCGATATGAAACTTTCAATGTGGATAATAATGAGCCTTATTGCTCGTCTTCCGTCAGTTATAACCTCTGCAATGGGGGGAGACCTTTTAGGAGATAAAAACTATATAAAAGCGGTTGTAGTTTTTGGTATAACTTTAATACTTTGTGTATTGGGAATATTTTTATATTATAAAATTACAGACAAAAACAAGGAGGGGAAAAATGGTAATTGA
- the deoD gene encoding purine-nucleoside phosphorylase, producing the protein MSTPHIRANTGEIAKTVIMPGDPLRAKFIAENYLKDYKIINDIRNMLGYTGLYKGVEITVLGSGMGVGSMGIYSYELFNFYNVENIIRAGSSGSISKKLPLNKILLAMGASTNSGYAKQYKLPGDYSAICDFSILYSAYNTAKELNLDVLVGNILTSDTFYTDDKENDLVWNKMDVLAVEMEAAALYMNAARAGKKALCMTTVSDNILTGEGLSVEDRQTGFKNMISLALETGIKL; encoded by the coding sequence ATGAGCACACCTCATATACGAGCAAACACTGGGGAAATAGCAAAAACGGTTATAATGCCGGGGGACCCTTTAAGAGCAAAATTTATAGCAGAAAATTATCTTAAAGATTATAAGATTATAAACGACATCCGTAATATGTTAGGGTATACAGGCCTTTATAAAGGCGTAGAGATTACCGTTTTAGGAAGTGGTATGGGAGTAGGCTCAATGGGTATTTATTCCTACGAACTTTTTAATTTTTATAATGTAGAAAATATTATAAGAGCAGGAAGTTCAGGAAGTATTTCAAAAAAACTTCCTTTAAATAAAATTCTTCTTGCTATGGGAGCATCAACAAACTCGGGATATGCAAAGCAATATAAACTCCCTGGCGACTATTCAGCAATATGCGACTTTTCAATTCTTTATAGTGCATATAACACTGCGAAAGAATTAAATCTTGATGTTTTAGTGGGAAACATTTTAACTTCGGATACTTTTTATACTGACGATAAAGAGAACGACCTTGTGTGGAATAAGATGGATGTTTTAGCAGTTGAAATGGAAGCGGCAGCACTTTATATGAATGCAGCAAGAGCAGGGAAGAAGGCACTTTGTATGACAACTGTTTCAGATAATATATTAACAGGCGAAGGGTTAAGTGTAGAAGACAGGCAGACAGGTTTTAAAAATATGATAAGCCTTGCACTTGAAACCGGAATAAAACTATAG
- a CDS encoding aspartate--ammonia ligase, with protein sequence MSSMIFPKGYKSKLSVKETQRAIKLIKDTFQVKLSKVLNLDRVTAPIIVRSDSGINDDLNGVERKVSFDLKEMEGQIEVVQSLAKWKRRALYRFGYVVGEGIYTDMNALRRDDDMDNIHSVFVDQWDWEKVIKKEERTLEYLKDTVNKIIEVLIYTLNIVKEEYPNIDTEISPQVSFVTTQELYDMYPDLSAKERENAYVKEHRTAFIMQIGEKLSNGQMHDGRAPDYDDWTLNGDIMIYNDVLDSALEISSMGIRVDADRLKYQLKERNCEERSAFDYHKNILNNTYPLTIGGGIGQSRLCMLLLGKAHIGEVHSSVWPLDMIEECKENNIYLL encoded by the coding sequence ATGTCCAGTATGATTTTCCCGAAAGGGTACAAATCTAAACTCTCGGTTAAAGAAACCCAGAGAGCAATAAAACTTATAAAAGACACATTTCAGGTAAAACTTTCCAAAGTTCTTAATTTAGACAGGGTTACTGCGCCTATTATTGTAAGAAGCGACAGTGGTATTAATGACGACCTTAACGGAGTTGAAAGAAAAGTTTCTTTTGATTTAAAAGAAATGGAAGGTCAGATTGAGGTTGTTCAGTCTCTTGCCAAATGGAAAAGAAGAGCGCTGTATCGTTTCGGATACGTTGTAGGAGAAGGTATATATACCGATATGAATGCCTTAAGAAGAGATGACGATATGGATAATATCCATTCCGTTTTCGTTGACCAGTGGGACTGGGAAAAGGTTATAAAAAAAGAGGAAAGAACCCTTGAGTATTTAAAAGACACAGTAAATAAAATTATCGAAGTTTTAATATATACACTAAATATTGTAAAAGAAGAATACCCTAATATAGATACCGAAATTTCGCCCCAAGTAAGTTTTGTTACTACTCAGGAGCTTTATGATATGTATCCTGATCTTTCAGCAAAAGAAAGAGAAAATGCGTATGTTAAAGAGCATAGAACTGCCTTTATTATGCAGATAGGCGAAAAACTTTCAAACGGCCAGATGCATGACGGAAGAGCACCGGATTATGACGACTGGACATTAAACGGAGATATAATGATTTATAATGATGTTTTAGACAGTGCACTTGAAATTTCCTCTATGGGAATAAGAGTTGATGCTGACAGATTAAAATATCAGTTAAAGGAAAGAAACTGTGAAGAAAGAAGCGCTTTTGACTACCATAAAAATATTTTAAATAATACTTATCCTCTTACTATCGGTGGGGGAATAGGTCAGTCAAGACTTTGTATGTTGCTTCTTGGAAAAGCACATATAGGAGAAGTTCATTCTTCCGTATGGCCTTTGGATATGATAGAAGAATGTAAAGAAAATAATATATATCTTTTATAA
- the asnS gene encoding asparagine--tRNA ligase, with product MKHSDIKEIISNKDYLGKEVTVCGWVRTARDSKNMAFIELNDGTTLKHLQLVIDKAAITVDERAFHLGASLCVKGEVVEARQSLFEINVKEITVLGDCPSDYPLQKKRHTLEFLRTMPHIRVRANTFNAVFRIRSVMANIIHEYFQNRNYIYVHTPILTGSDCEGAGEVFQVTTHPFNHTYKTAEEYYSEDFFGKKAGLSVSGQLEGEVAAMAYGKIYTFGPSFRAENSNTPRHVAEFWHVEPEVAFAELSDIIEIAEDMIKYIVSEIMKKCPEEIDFFEAHFEKGLKEKLNNLINNNFEVLDYTKAIEILEKADKEFQYPVYWGCDLQTEHERYITEEVYNKPVFITNYPKEIKSFYMKQNADGKTVAATDLLVPGVGEIIGCSEREADYDKLVEAMKVRNMNMDDYCDYLDLRKYGSVPHSGFGLGFERMIMYVTGISNIRDVILYPRTTGNIR from the coding sequence ATGAAGCATTCAGATATTAAAGAAATTATTTCAAACAAAGATTACTTAGGCAAGGAAGTTACTGTTTGTGGTTGGGTAAGAACTGCAAGAGACTCTAAAAATATGGCTTTTATCGAACTTAATGACGGTACAACTTTAAAGCATCTGCAACTTGTTATCGATAAAGCGGCTATAACCGTTGATGAAAGAGCGTTCCACCTTGGAGCATCCCTTTGTGTTAAAGGCGAAGTTGTTGAAGCAAGGCAGTCATTATTTGAAATAAATGTTAAAGAGATTACAGTTTTAGGGGACTGTCCGTCAGACTATCCTCTTCAGAAAAAAAGACATACACTTGAATTTTTAAGAACAATGCCTCATATAAGAGTTCGTGCCAATACTTTTAATGCTGTGTTCAGAATTCGTTCTGTTATGGCTAATATTATCCATGAGTATTTCCAAAATAGAAACTATATTTATGTTCACACCCCTATTTTAACAGGAAGCGACTGTGAAGGGGCAGGGGAAGTATTCCAGGTTACAACTCATCCTTTTAACCATACTTATAAAACAGCAGAAGAATATTACAGCGAAGATTTCTTCGGTAAAAAAGCAGGTCTTAGCGTTTCAGGTCAGTTAGAGGGCGAAGTTGCCGCAATGGCATATGGCAAAATTTATACTTTTGGTCCGTCTTTCAGAGCAGAAAACAGTAACACTCCTCGTCATGTTGCAGAGTTCTGGCATGTTGAGCCTGAAGTAGCATTTGCCGAACTTAGTGATATAATTGAAATAGCAGAAGATATGATTAAGTATATCGTATCGGAAATTATGAAAAAATGCCCTGAAGAAATAGATTTCTTTGAAGCGCATTTTGAAAAAGGTTTAAAAGAAAAATTAAATAATCTTATAAACAATAATTTTGAAGTTTTAGATTATACTAAAGCAATAGAAATATTAGAAAAAGCAGATAAAGAATTCCAATATCCTGTATACTGGGGATGCGATTTGCAGACAGAGCATGAAAGATATATCACAGAAGAAGTATATAATAAACCTGTGTTTATCACCAACTATCCTAAAGAAATCAAATCTTTCTATATGAAACAGAATGCAGACGGAAAAACTGTTGCCGCAACTGACCTTTTAGTTCCTGGTGTTGGCGAAATTATAGGCTGCAGTGAAAGAGAAGCAGACTATGACAAGTTAGTTGAAGCAATGAAGGTAAGAAATATGAATATGGATGATTATTGTGATTACCTTGATTTAAGAAAATACGGTTCTGTTCCTCACAGTGGTTTTGGCTTAGGCTTTGAAAGAATGATTATGTATGTTACAGGAATAAGCAATATAAGAGATGTTATTCTATATCCTCGTACAACAGGCAATATCAGATAA
- a CDS encoding uracil-DNA glycosylase — protein MVNIGNDWDELLYDEFKKDYYLKIREFLKKEYSLKTIYPDMYDIFNALKYTSYKDCKAVILGQDPYHGEGQAHGLSFSVKPNIKIPPSLVNIYKELKSDIDGFYIPNNGYLTKWAKQGVLLLNASLTVVKDNANSHSKIGWSIFTDNIIKLLNERETPLVFILWGNNARQKKAFITNKNHLVLEAAHPSPLSAYNGFFGCRHFSKTNEFLIKNNISPVDWQIENI, from the coding sequence ATGGTAAATATAGGCAACGACTGGGACGAATTACTTTATGATGAATTTAAAAAAGATTATTACTTAAAAATCCGTGAATTTTTAAAAAAAGAATACAGCCTAAAAACTATATATCCTGATATGTATGATATATTTAACGCCCTTAAATACACATCATATAAAGACTGCAAGGCTGTTATTTTAGGGCAGGACCCATATCACGGTGAAGGTCAGGCTCACGGTTTGTCTTTTTCTGTTAAGCCGAACATTAAAATTCCACCCTCTTTGGTTAACATATATAAAGAATTAAAAAGTGATATTGACGGTTTTTACATACCGAATAACGGATATCTTACCAAGTGGGCAAAACAGGGCGTTTTACTGCTAAACGCATCTCTTACAGTAGTTAAAGACAATGCAAATTCACACTCAAAAATCGGCTGGAGTATATTTACTGATAATATAATAAAACTTTTAAACGAAAGAGAAACTCCACTTGTATTTATCCTGTGGGGAAATAATGCAAGGCAGAAAAAAGCATTTATCACAAATAAAAATCATCTTGTTTTAGAGGCGGCTCATCCAAGCCCGTTATCTGCATATAACGGTTTTTTCGGTTGCAGACATTTTTCAAAAACAAACGAGTTTCTTATAAAGAACAATATATCGCCTGTTGACTGGCAGATAGAAAATATATGA
- a CDS encoding methyltransferase domain-containing protein, which translates to MYTNFALGYHNIMKDTTQNDFLKYYKKIFEKFNISPSLILDLGCGTGDITYLFAKDGYDMIGIDISFDMLNIAKEKNNHEKILYLNQDMREFELFGTVDVIYSALDCVNYITDKRDLKKVFKLCKNYLNPNGIFIFDINTGYKYKNILDKNTFIYDTDNTYLVWQSEYLKKEKICTFFLDMFYKYDDTYKRFYEEQEQREYSVEELIKIAKDSGFEILGIYDNLSFKKYNEKSEKIFFVLKKGNNKSER; encoded by the coding sequence ATGTACACAAACTTTGCCTTGGGGTATCATAATATTATGAAAGATACTACCCAGAATGATTTTTTAAAATATTATAAAAAGATTTTTGAAAAGTTTAATATATCCCCATCTTTAATACTTGATTTAGGATGCGGCACGGGAGATATTACATATCTTTTTGCAAAAGACGGATACGATATGATTGGAATAGATATATCCTTTGATATGCTAAATATTGCAAAGGAAAAAAACAATCACGAAAAAATACTTTACTTAAATCAGGATATGAGAGAGTTTGAACTTTTTGGTACAGTTGATGTTATATACTCTGCTCTTGACTGTGTTAACTACATTACCGACAAAAGAGATTTAAAAAAGGTTTTTAAACTTTGTAAAAATTATTTAAACCCTAACGGAATTTTTATATTTGATATAAATACAGGGTATAAATATAAAAATATTTTAGACAAAAATACTTTTATTTATGATACAGATAATACATATCTTGTATGGCAGAGTGAATATTTAAAAAAGGAAAAAATATGTACTTTCTTTCTTGATATGTTTTATAAATATGATGATACTTACAAGCGTTTTTACGAAGAACAGGAACAAAGAGAATACTCGGTAGAAGAACTTATAAAAATTGCAAAGGACTCAGGCTTTGAAATTCTTGGAATTTATGATAACCTGTCTTTTAAAAAATACAATGAAAAAAGCGAAAAGATATTTTTTGTGTTAAAGAAAGGAAATAATAAAAGTGAAAGATAA
- the hslO gene encoding Hsp33 family molecular chaperone HslO: MKDKILKILSKDKEIRVFLAKTTHMTECAKTLHSLSKTATATLGRLLTANALMASDLKGENNTVSLQIRSEGPIGNILTYANSKCEVKGYVSNPDVDLPIRKDGKIDVGGAVGLNGSLTVVKDIGGKEPYTGTIELVSGEIAQDLTYYFAKSEQIPTAIALGVLVDKDNRCVLSSGGLMIQLLPDASEETILRLEEILNSNFSISKLLCEEDYIEKTLKLIFPDEDYEILEEIYPVLRCDCSKERFLRGIISLGKEELEKLINEEEKIVANCHFCNTSYEYLSEELKPFIK, translated from the coding sequence GTGAAAGATAAAATTTTAAAAATTCTCTCTAAAGATAAAGAAATAAGAGTGTTTTTAGCAAAAACAACTCATATGACAGAGTGTGCAAAAACACTTCACTCCCTTTCTAAAACTGCTACTGCAACTTTAGGAAGACTGCTTACAGCAAATGCCCTTATGGCTTCAGATTTAAAAGGAGAAAATAATACAGTATCTCTACAGATAAGAAGCGAAGGACCTATTGGAAACATTCTTACTTACGCAAATTCAAAATGCGAAGTCAAAGGATATGTATCTAACCCAGATGTTGACCTGCCGATAAGAAAAGATGGTAAAATCGATGTCGGGGGTGCTGTTGGTTTAAACGGGTCTTTAACTGTTGTAAAAGATATAGGAGGGAAAGAGCCATATACAGGCACTATTGAACTTGTAAGCGGAGAAATTGCTCAGGACTTAACCTATTATTTTGCAAAGAGTGAGCAAATTCCTACTGCTATTGCTCTTGGAGTTTTAGTTGATAAGGATAACAGATGCGTTTTATCTTCAGGGGGGCTTATGATTCAACTTCTTCCTGATGCAAGTGAAGAAACTATTTTAAGACTGGAAGAAATTTTAAACAGTAATTTTTCTATTTCCAAACTCCTTTGCGAAGAAGATTATATTGAAAAAACCTTAAAACTTATTTTTCCTGATGAAGATTATGAAATTTTAGAAGAAATATATCCTGTATTAAGATGCGATTGCTCAAAAGAAAGATTTTTAAGAGGTATTATTTCTTTAGGAAAAGAAGAACTTGAAAAACTGATTAACGAAGAAGAAAAAATTGTTGCCAACTGCCATTTTTGCAACACTTCCTATGAATACTTATCAGAAGAATTAAAACCATTTATAAAGTAG
- a CDS encoding Gfo/Idh/MocA family oxidoreductase codes for MNKIFGFGIIGCGVISKWHADSIEKIEDAKIVGAFDLNFESAKRFANERNCKAFETLEEMLSLDEIDIVCICTPSGLHSKLAIQAANAGKHFIVEKPMAITKKQVIDMIDAVEKNKVKGAVISQLRFTKSIQRAREAIRNGELGRIVVGDVYMKYYRSPEYYASAGWRGTWEMDGGGALMNQGIHGVDVLQYLVGPVVSVSGVCKTLTRDIEVEDTANVIVEYASGAIGTIQCTTSVEPGYPRVIEISGTRGTIVIKEDVIIRWDVDGKELSEDQIPQGNTNSYRNPAGFDNENHRRQIKDLIDAIKENREPMVNVYEGKKPVDIILAAYESSKTGKKILLY; via the coding sequence GTGAACAAAATATTTGGTTTTGGTATAATCGGTTGTGGCGTTATTTCAAAATGGCATGCAGATTCCATTGAAAAAATAGAGGATGCAAAAATAGTCGGCGCATTTGATTTAAATTTTGAATCTGCCAAAAGATTTGCAAATGAAAGAAATTGTAAAGCGTTTGAAACTTTAGAAGAAATGCTAAGCTTAGATGAAATTGATATAGTGTGTATATGCACACCGAGCGGTCTTCATTCAAAACTTGCCATTCAGGCGGCAAATGCAGGTAAACACTTTATAGTTGAAAAACCTATGGCGATAACTAAAAAGCAGGTTATCGATATGATAGACGCAGTTGAAAAGAATAAAGTCAAAGGTGCAGTTATATCCCAGTTAAGATTTACAAAATCTATCCAGAGAGCAAGAGAAGCCATAAGAAACGGAGAACTTGGAAGAATTGTTGTTGGTGATGTTTATATGAAATATTACCGTTCTCCCGAATACTATGCTTCTGCCGGCTGGAGAGGGACATGGGAAATGGACGGTGGCGGAGCACTTATGAATCAGGGTATTCACGGTGTTGACGTGCTTCAGTATCTTGTTGGCCCTGTTGTATCCGTTTCAGGCGTATGCAAAACTTTAACAAGAGATATCGAGGTTGAAGATACTGCCAATGTTATTGTTGAATATGCAAGTGGTGCAATAGGTACAATTCAGTGTACAACATCTGTTGAGCCTGGCTATCCGAGAGTTATTGAAATCAGTGGTACAAGAGGTACTATCGTTATTAAAGAAGATGTTATTATCCGTTGGGATGTTGATGGTAAAGAACTTAGTGAAGACCAGATTCCACAGGGTAATACCAACAGTTACAGAAACCCTGCAGGGTTTGATAATGAAAACCACAGGCGTCAGATTAAAGACTTAATCGATGCGATTAAGGAAAACCGTGAGCCTATGGTTAATGTTTATGAAGGTAAGAAGCCTGTTGATATTATACTTGCGGCATATGAATCAAGTAAAACTGGTAAGAAAATACTGTTATACTAA
- a CDS encoding L-alanine-DL-glutamate epimerase yields the protein MLYIKDTKFNLIKDPLNAPFGFKGGYVKQIWTVVAKVENDDCFGVGLGVQSVLWSDARVFEANPPDVGNQYMYDITQYALSLLKGNTYKDPMDALDSIFDDVYEYGKKVTKRPDLRKTFALNALVPVDNALWQMYGKVNKTEDFLSLVSDEYKTPLLNKAEKLCNIPLVTYNMSIDDVLKLVNDGFFFLKVKIGCNPDGSGSYEKMVEWDKKRLYEIHNAVKDIRTEHTESGYIPYYFDANGRYDSKERLKEFIDYAEEIGALERIAIIEEPFPEEYKVDVSDLNVRIAADESAHSLEDAIERIELGYKAIALKPIAKTMSESIRILKEAHKRNIPCFCADLTVNPVMIEFNKNVAARIEKFPGIKVGIIEANGMQNYVHWDKMLTYHPMYGKANYIEPENGIINLDEDFYKISGGMFRDSEYYSEFVR from the coding sequence ATGCTTTATATTAAAGACACAAAATTTAATCTTATTAAAGACCCTTTGAACGCACCTTTTGGTTTTAAAGGTGGATATGTAAAACAAATCTGGACAGTTGTTGCCAAGGTGGAAAACGACGACTGCTTTGGAGTAGGTCTTGGAGTTCAGAGCGTGTTATGGTCTGATGCGAGAGTATTTGAAGCCAATCCGCCTGATGTTGGAAATCAGTATATGTATGATATAACTCAGTATGCACTAAGCCTTTTAAAAGGTAATACATATAAAGACCCTATGGATGCCTTAGATTCTATATTTGATGATGTTTATGAATATGGAAAAAAGGTTACAAAAAGACCTGACTTAAGAAAAACATTTGCACTTAATGCACTTGTTCCTGTTGACAATGCACTTTGGCAGATGTACGGTAAAGTTAATAAAACTGAAGACTTTTTATCATTAGTCTCTGACGAATATAAAACTCCTCTTTTAAACAAAGCAGAAAAACTTTGCAATATCCCTCTTGTTACATATAATATGTCAATAGACGATGTTTTAAAATTAGTTAATGACGGATTTTTCTTCTTAAAGGTTAAAATAGGATGTAACCCTGACGGAAGCGGCTCTTATGAAAAAATGGTTGAATGGGATAAAAAGAGACTTTATGAAATCCATAATGCTGTTAAAGATATAAGAACTGAACATACAGAATCAGGCTATATTCCGTATTACTTTGATGCTAACGGAAGATATGACAGTAAAGAAAGATTAAAAGAATTTATAGACTATGCTGAAGAAATCGGTGCTTTAGAAAGAATAGCAATTATAGAAGAGCCATTCCCTGAAGAATATAAAGTTGATGTATCTGACTTGAATGTAAGAATTGCAGCAGACGAATCTGCTCACTCTTTAGAAGATGCAATAGAAAGAATTGAATTAGGCTATAAGGCTATTGCACTAAAACCTATCGCAAAAACAATGTCTGAATCTATAAGAATTTTAAAAGAAGCGCATAAGAGAAATATCCCTTGCTTCTGTGCAGATTTAACAGTTAACCCTGTAATGATAGAATTTAACAAAAATGTTGCTGCAAGAATAGAAAAATTCCCTGGCATAAAAGTTGGAATAATTGAAGCCAACGGTATGCAGAATTACGTGCATTGGGATAAAATGCTTACATATCATCCAATGTATGGCAAAGCAAATTATATTGAGCCTGAGAACGGTATAATCAACTTAGATGAAGATTTTTACAAAATAAGTGGTGGAATGTTCAGAGACTCAGAATATTACAGTGAATTTGTGAGGTAA
- a CDS encoding HlyC/CorC family transporter: MSDSTYIVIIGFLILMSAFFSATETAFTSVNKTRLKSMAEKGDKRAGLTLKLSEKYDSLISTILIGNNIVNIGVSSVATVYFIALNPFYGALIATVVITLLVLIFGEISPKSLAKDSPEKFAMFAAPFINFLIIILTPVNYIFSQWKKLISKIFKVEENAGMSSEELIMLVEEVQQEGSLDDDDSELIRNAIEFKDLCAEDILTHRVDLEAVSLEDDKVEIARKFKETQFSRLLVYNENIDDIVGIIHLKDFYSENGITKKDVKNLMTKPLFIQKGEKINDLLKILQTNKSHIAVVIDEYGGTLGIVTMEDILEELVGEIWDEHDEVVENFHEIDVDTYKVEGLVNFEDFCDFFDIEAESESISVGGWVMECLGKIPEEGDNFEFKTLKVSVLETDSHRVALIKVVRIKEEETEE, encoded by the coding sequence ATGAGCGATTCGACGTATATAGTAATTATAGGCTTTTTAATTTTAATGTCTGCGTTTTTTTCTGCAACTGAAACTGCCTTTACTTCTGTTAATAAAACAAGGCTTAAATCAATGGCAGAAAAAGGGGATAAAAGAGCAGGGCTTACACTTAAACTTTCAGAAAAGTATGACAGTTTGATATCCACCATTCTTATAGGCAACAATATTGTCAATATCGGTGTTTCATCTGTTGCTACTGTATATTTTATAGCACTTAACCCTTTTTACGGAGCATTGATAGCAACCGTGGTCATCACATTGCTTGTTCTTATTTTCGGGGAAATCTCGCCTAAAAGTCTGGCAAAAGATTCTCCTGAAAAGTTTGCAATGTTTGCAGCACCGTTTATTAACTTTTTAATAATAATTTTAACACCTGTAAATTATATTTTTTCGCAGTGGAAAAAACTTATTTCAAAAATATTTAAGGTGGAAGAAAATGCTGGAATGTCTTCCGAAGAACTTATTATGCTTGTAGAGGAAGTTCAGCAGGAGGGTTCACTTGATGATGATGACAGTGAACTTATCCGTAATGCTATTGAATTTAAAGACCTTTGCGCAGAAGATATTTTAACCCACAGGGTAGACTTGGAAGCAGTATCTTTAGAAGACGATAAGGTTGAAATTGCAAGAAAGTTTAAAGAAACTCAGTTTTCAAGGCTTTTGGTATATAATGAAAATATTGACGATATAGTAGGTATAATTCACTTAAAAGATTTTTACTCAGAAAACGGTATAACCAAAAAAGATGTTAAAAATCTTATGACAAAACCTTTATTTATTCAAAAGGGCGAAAAAATTAACGACCTGTTAAAAATTCTTCAAACCAATAAATCTCATATAGCAGTTGTAATCGACGAGTATGGCGGAACACTTGGTATTGTTACTATGGAGGATATTTTAGAAGAACTTGTCGGAGAAATATGGGACGAACATGACGAAGTAGTTGAAAACTTCCACGAAATTGATGTTGATACATACAAGGTGGAAGGGCTCGTTAACTTTGAAGATTTCTGTGATTTCTTTGACATTGAAGCCGAATCAGAAAGTATATCTGTCGGTGGATGGGTTATGGAATGTCTTGGGAAAATTCCTGAAGAAGGCGATAATTTTGAGTTTAAAACACTTAAGGTTTCCGTTCTGGAAACAGATTCTCACCGTGTAGCACTTATAAAAGTGGTAAGAATAAAAGAAGAAGAAACTGAAGAATAA
- a CDS encoding cytidylate kinase-like family protein has protein sequence MSNLVITIGRQFGSGGREIGIKLADKLGIKCYDKEIIKRASTDSGICEKFFENADEKPINSFLYSTVAYGFPTYSVPVNIDNALSNDKMFSHQAEAIKKISEENASVFIGRCADDILKENEKLVTIFIYGNKEDRAKRISQKYNISEKEALEMIKKIDKSRSSYYEFFANKRWGDVNNYMLCINSSVGIDKTVNSIYNYIMELNYGI, from the coding sequence ATGAGTAATCTTGTAATCACCATAGGCCGTCAATTCGGTAGCGGCGGCAGAGAAATAGGAATTAAACTTGCTGATAAATTAGGCATAAAATGTTATGATAAAGAAATTATAAAAAGAGCATCAACAGACAGTGGAATTTGCGAAAAGTTTTTTGAAAATGCCGATGAAAAACCGATTAACAGTTTTCTTTACTCTACGGTTGCATATGGGTTTCCGACATATTCTGTTCCAGTAAATATTGACAATGCTCTGTCTAACGATAAAATGTTTTCCCATCAGGCAGAGGCTATTAAAAAAATAAGCGAAGAAAATGCTTCTGTGTTTATAGGAAGATGTGCTGATGATATTTTAAAAGAAAACGAAAAACTTGTTACGATATTTATATACGGAAATAAAGAAGACAGAGCAAAAAGAATATCCCAAAAATATAATATCAGCGAAAAAGAAGCACTGGAAATGATTAAAAAAATAGATAAGTCAAGAAGCAGTTATTACGAGTTTTTCGCAAACAAAAGATGGGGGGATGTAAATAACTATATGTTATGTATAAACTCTTCTGTCGGAATAGATAAAACGGTTAATTCAATATATAATTACATAATGGAGTTAAACTATGGAATATAA